The following coding sequences are from one Oncorhynchus nerka isolate Pitt River linkage group LG6, Oner_Uvic_2.0, whole genome shotgun sequence window:
- the aoc1 gene encoding amiloride-sensitive amine oxidase [copper-containing] translates to MARCCCMLVLLVALGVCEASRGREWAHHGASMFADLTPREMRDVRDYLQGKPELGLTATRGKDLKKNSILLMELHLPRKHEALRTLDRGQAKPTRQARVVVQFGNQAQPNITEFIVSPLPFPTSYTGKTFKGDRPIRFESRPITAAEYSHIIDILQKITAKVHKVLFETTGGFSFHNCTNRCLTFSDIAPRGLESGERRTWIMLQKFVEGYFIHPVGFEVLVNHKDLDPERWTVEKVWYNGQYFDNVEELAERYEKGTLEKVQLPDHDDEDLYSTYIPRGHSNTRTDIHGPKLVEPQGPRYHVDGNFVEYAGWSFAFRVRSSAGLQIFDLRFNGERIAYEVSLQEAIAFYSGDTPAAMQTKYIDAGWAMGTVDYELAPGIDCPEIATFLDLHHYYDTDKPMRYKNALCVFEMTTGMPLRRHFNSNFQGSYNFFGGLENHVLVLRTTSTVYNYDYIWDFLFYQNGVMESRVSATGYIHATFFTPNGLHYGSKVYNFVLGNLHTHLIHYKVDLDIAGRENSFESMDLKYVNFTNPWSHKHSVVQSKLVKTQHQTERSAAFRFGKKFPRYVHFYNPNEKNKWGHQKGYRIQYNSHANSVLPRGWREENGISWSRYPLAVTRHKDSEPTSSSIYTQNDPWEPVVSFEDYIRNNEDITNQDLVAWVTVGFLHVPHSEDIPNTATPGNSVGFFLRPFNFFDEDPSLSSRSTVIVRPDKEGKPKVQRWTPEVVGHCVTDKPFFYNGTYAGV, encoded by the exons ATGGCCAGGTGCTGCTGTATGCTGGTGCTGCTGGTTGCTCTGGGCGTGTGTGAAGCCTCTCGTGGCCGGGAGTGGGCTCACCATGGAGCCTCCATGTTCGCCGACCTGACCCCCCGTGAGATGCGTGACGTCCGGGACTACCTGCAAGGCAAGCCAGAGCTGGGTCTGACAGCGACCCGGGGCAAGGACCTGAAGAagaacagcatcctgttgatggAGCTCCACCTGCCTCGGAAGCACGAGGCCCTGAGGACACTGGACCGGGGCCAGGCCAAACCCACACGCCAGGCCAGGGTGGTGGTGCAGTTCGGGAACCAGGCCCAGCCCAACATCACTGAGTTCATCGTGAGTCCACTGCCCTTCCCTACTTCGTACACGGGGAAGACTTTCAAGGGAGACCGGCCCATTCGGTTTGAGTCGAGACCCATCACGGCGGCGGAGTACTCGCACATCATTGACATCTTGCAGAAGATTACTGCCAAGGTCCACAAGGTCCTGTTTGAGACCACAGGTGGATTTTCCTTCCACAACTGCACCAACCGCTGCCTGACATTTTCGGACATTGCGCCCCGTGGTTTGGAGTCGGGTGAGAGGAGGACCTGGATCATGCTGCAGAAGTTCGTAGAGGGCTACTTCATCCACCCTGTGGGCTTTGAGGTCCTGGTGAACCATAAAGATCTGGATCCTGAGCGCTGGACGGTGGAGAAGGTGTGGTACAACGGCCAGTACTTTGACAATGTGGAAGAACTGGCAGAGCGATATGAGAAGGGAACGCTGGAGAAGGTCCAGCTTCCTGACCATGACGATGAAGACTTGTACTCCACTTACATTCCCCGTGGGCACAGCAACACGCGCACCGACATTCATGGGCCCAAGCTGGTAGAGCCCCAAGGCCCTCGCTACCACGTGGATGGGAACTTTGTGGAATACGCCGGCTGGTCCTTCGCCTTCCGAGTCCGCTCATCCGCTGGCCTCCAAATCTTTGACCTGCGCTTCAATGGAGAGCGCATCGCCTATGAGGTCAGCCTCCAGGAAGCCATCGCCTTCTATTCGGGTGACACCCCCGCCGCCATGCAGACCAAATACATAGATGCTGGCTGGGCCATGGGAACTGTGGACTACGAGCTGGCGCCTGGCATTGACTGCCCTGAAATCGCAACCTTTCTAGACCTGCACCATTACTACGACACGGACAAGCCCATGCGCTACAAGAACGCCTTGTGTGTGTTTGAAATGACCACAGGGATGCCTCTGAGGAGGCACTTCAACAGTAACTTCCAGGGGAGCTACAACTTCTTCGGGGGTCTGGAGAACCACGTGCTGGTGCTTCGTACCACCTCCACCGTCTATAACTACGACTACATCTGGGATTTTCTCTTCTACCAGAACggagtgatggagtccagggtCAGTGCCACCGGCTACATCCACGCCACCTTCTTTACGCCTAACGGACTGCACTATGGCTCTAAGGTGTATAACTTCGTACTTGGTAACCTGCACACTCATCTCATCCACTACAAGGTTGACCTTGATATTGCCG GTCGGGAGAATAGCTTTGAGTCGATGGACCTCAAGTACGTGAACTTCACCAACCCGTGGAGCCACAAACATTCTGTCGTCCAATCCAAGCTCGTCAAGACGCAACACCAAACGGAACGCAGCGCAGCCTTCCGATTTGGCAAAAAGTTCCCCCGCTACGTGCACTTCTACAACCCCAATGAGAAGAACAAGTGGGGCCACCAGAAGGGCTACCGCATCCAGTACAACTCCCACGCCAACAGTGTGCTTCCCCGTGGCTGGAGAGAGGAGAACGGCATCAGCTGGTCCAG ATACCCATTGGCTGTGACCAGGCACAAGGACAGTGAGCCCACCAGCAGTAGTATCTACACTCAGAACGACCCCTGGGAGCCTGTGGTCTCCTTTGAGGACTACATCCGCAACAATGAAGACATCACCAACCAG GACCTGGTTGCCTGGGTGACAGTGGGCTTCCTGCACGTGCCCCACTCGGAGGACATCCCCAATACGGCAACGCCCGGCAACTCTGTGGGCTTCTTCCTGCGCCCCTTCAACTTCTTCGATGAggacccctctctctcatcccgcAGTACCGTCATTGTCCGGCCAGACAAAGAGGGGAAGCCGAAGGTCCAGAGATGGACCCCAGAGGTCGTAGGTCATTGTGTGACTGACAAGCCTTTCTTCTACAACGGCACCTACGCAGGAGTCTGA